Genomic DNA from Xiphophorus couchianus chromosome 12, X_couchianus-1.0, whole genome shotgun sequence:
CTCCTGGGGATGCCGTCCCGGATCACTGACCCGGTGATGAAGCCCACCCTGGGGGAGCTCCTGAGGCGTTGGATGAGGTAAAACACATTGACGAAGATGTCAGAGTCCACCTTCATGGCGTAGGAAGCGTTGGGGCAGTGGTCCGCCAGccacttcatcatcatcatcgtcttTATCGTCAGGTTCTGGTAACTATCCAAGAAGTCCATCTGGATGATGTCTCCATGCTGCTGACTTTCTTTCTCCAGGACTCCCTGAAGGGGTGACAGCAGCGCCCCCTTTGACAGCCCCGAGAAGAAAAGGGTGAGAGTGTCCCTACCTGGAGCCCCCCATGTCCTCCTCACGGCCTGCCTGGCTTCTGCCTCTTGAGGCGCGACCGGAACCAGGAGGACCAGAAAGGGACTTCTGCCCAGGCACACCTGCGGCTGGTTCAGGAGGTAGCGGTAGGTAGGCGGGGAGATGAGGCGGTACTTCTTCCCGGTTCGAAGGGGGTTCGTCTTGGCGGTGGGTCTGACTGAACCGAGGAGGTAGAGAGCGGAGAGGAGCAGGAGAACTGAGGCACAGAGGAACTTCGCCAACATCCGCATCGCCACGAGCTCCTCAACCCTCCGGGCGCGAGGCTTTCATGGTTCCCAGAAAACTGCCGCGAGACCGGACACGCCCACGAACTTTTTCTCGCGGTCCTGTcaggtccggtccggtccgacACGGAGAAGCAGGAAAGCCTCCTCAGGCGACGCAATATCCGACTGAAGCAGAGGGAGGACCTTTGAGCTCAGGAAACagttccagctgctgctgctgctgggggaAGTCATGCCCACAAGCTGTTCTTAAAACTCTAGAAACACAGGCAGTCACTTTTATTTCAGATAAAATCATAGTCAGTAGAGTACTGCACCATAGGCGTAAATCCCGGGGGTCGGGGGAGATCcggacccccccccccaatcTCGGAAAAGTTTAGAattgtcccccccccccaaaaaaataaataattgaagagacatttgcatttaaataataccaatatgaaaagccaaaagaaacaaagaacgaaataaatctgccatttatctcagaaaaaaaaattgtttaggTCCCCCTACCATTATTA
This window encodes:
- the b3galt8 gene encoding beta-1,3-galactosyltransferase 1, yielding MRMLAKFLCASVLLLLSALYLLGSVRPTAKTNPLRTGKKYRLISPPTYRYLLNQPQVCLGRSPFLVLLVPVAPQEAEARQAVRRTWGAPGRDTLTLFFSGLSKGALLSPLQGVLEKESQQHGDIIQMDFLDSYQNLTIKTMMMMKWLADHCPNASYAMKVDSDIFVNVFYLIQRLRSSPRVGFITGSVIRDGIPRRDPSSKWYLSKELYLEDSFPPYVSGAGYVFSTDLAARISWASRFVRVIPLEDVYVGLCLRVLGVRPVYAYSLPRFRNLFEVRKLEYDRCTFARLIIVNRFKPSELLQMWQDFSEGQADC